The sequence ccgaacgctaaaagagcaaagatgtggattttatcattcattcaccgcactgggatttatgcattagcattctcaaagcccATGGCACTTCGTTTAGTTTAcaaaagctacacaaatgtatacgagttgaaatctgatgtcgcacattttacttgatgtcaaaggacacaatcagtcgagcgaggctataTATGGCTATATATGCCGATCAAGTggagacaaaacgtgatctctagccggcttatggatgtccactttcactttcaacaccgcACAAGATAAAAatgcgtcttgtcacctcgacttcgaaatctattatgacaacaaaataagcaatagccttttgtttcctcgttcttctaatgtacaggtactatatagttactggaaatgtgaaataaagacggggatatctgccgggaacaagtggatcaaataaaatccatctgaaggaagtgcaaacatgattgcagttgtgtgaagtgaatagatGAAGCCgcaaactcataagcaagggggagaatcgcacaTATGGTAAAGCCCCTTAGTAGTGGAGAGatctgaatgcaaggaagggaatctggctaattacagaagacgaagaaatttaattcgcacataatctcgaagccaatgtctgtccaatttagttcaatgcacattttcggcagaaccactaggccgctataaagttgtttatatcggcgtgtttatgtcaaagttgcataggatatctttaagccacttttctcacgtttttttttttgacaccgcgcaggcgcagtagttccacaacggcacgagcgtgacagcttttcacaactgagcatgcgcaacaattcgcgtgcgccgatgcagctagatgattggatgaatggcaaagcagcacagcaggcagttggtttagtttagtttaatttagttcttgttgccagaaaggtgggatatgtgcgggtagacgccatatttgcgttacgaatcttcaccgttaatttctatggacacttACGATTCTGACATACCTCCCGTTCTTAAAAAAAGTCTCTGgctacactcactaaggccaggagctCGTTCAGGTAGAATCTCGTCTGCAGTCAGCAGTCCCCAGTCCCCAGTCAGCAACGTGCGGCACAAagtcgttagcattagcttggctcagctttgacGCCTGGCACATTCggtaagttagaagtgaccaaattgttccacgtgttccccACGTGTTCCACCTGAATTagcagttgttacccagaaagaaCATAGTAATTAGGGGACTGACTTTTTATGAATGATAGTTATTGAGGAAGAGAGTTATTGAGAAAGTAGCATTGAATACAACACAAAGAATAACCTCATTTAAAATATGTATGGCGTTTATTTTAGTCATTAAAGAAAGataagaaaaaatacaaaagatTGATTTATAgatatatgtacagtacacataacGGTACAAAATGGAGGAGAATTTGTGCTCTGATATGGTCCAGCACTCACATAATAATGGCATCCAGTAGTGTAACAGTTCTGATGTCTATCATTATGTTTATTTACGTCTTCCCATGGTCGTCGTTGATCCAGTGTATTTGGAGCACCCTAATGGGTGGATGCCTGTGTTGAATATCCAGTCCCACAACTTGGTTGCTATGCCCAGGCCTGTAGGATCAACATGATGTAGTGTCAGAAGGGGACAGTAGAACTCTCACAGTAACCAAATGGCATTACGCCTAGTTGTTTATGCTGATTAATTTAAATGTGAGCAATAGCCatgacctaaaaaaatgttttgttcattttgtAACCATACTGATTCCTTTAGTCACATACTGTACCGCTGAAATGTGATGTGAATAGTTCAAGGTATAATCTGGTATAGTGGGAAGGGAACAGCTGGTTCACATTGCTTACACTGTTTTTGGTCTTATAGATCCTTTTTAGAATACCATATAGTCTCACCTTTGTCTGGTTGTTCGAAATGGTGCTTGACGTGGATAGTCCTTATATCATGAAAGTAAGAGTTTTCATTTGGCTTGCAGTGATGCAGGTAATAGTGAACCATGTCAGTGAAGACATATGCACAGAGGAGTCCCAACAACATGGATATGTCCAGACCGTCTGGCAACAGACATCGGAGCAGCATGAACAGGACTGTAAACAAAGCGATGGCCAGACTTGGAGGGAAGACAGTCCGTAGCCTGTCATTGGGACTCTGTGAAACAGAGCATGAAGTGGAAGTTAGTTTTGTTCATTGGGAGTCGATAATTATGGGCAGAGAAGCATattactcctagaatctctgttatGGTCATAATTTGAATACTTTGGACATGTCCCATACTTTATAAACAAGCCCTAAAAAATTTAAAACCCAATATGAGCCCACATGAATGTTCAAATTAATCATGCTGCGGCAAATAGTTGCTTATGGTGGATACAGTGACCATCTAACCTTGTGGTGATGTCCATGCAGCAGGAAGTGCAGTGTAATCAAGTAGTAATTGCTTGACAGTGGATGGTGAAACAGGAAATGGATGCAGTAAACCATGAACAACCATAGGACGATCCCTAAGATGAAGGTCATTGGGACACCATAGCTATACGTCCACAGGACAGAGCCTGAGGAGGACAAAGAAGGCAAGACAAGGCTAAGACCAGAAAAGGCAGAGGAGACTGTTGTTGGCAAATTAGTTGTATCTTATAGTAACTAAATATTAAATAAAATTAACTTTAAATTATaaaaaaggaaagtgtgtgtgtgtgtgtgtgtgtgtgtgtgcccgcttgcatgcacatttgtgtttgtttgtgttatggTGTTTGTATTAGTCATGTCTCACCTGCAATAGTGGCACTCAGATAAAAGATGGCGGGCAACCAAACAATAAGTACCCAAtacctattaaaaaaaaaaaaaagtatgtgaaCGAACATTTTTCATTAGTGATGTCATGATGTTACAGTAACCTGGCCTTGCCACCATAAGCTTCCGTTCAATTCTCATTTTCTTTAAGTTCTTTCTGGGTTGGATATTCTGGAAAAAGTTTACAAATATTGATTTCCAGCAGAGCCATTGAGGGAACGGGAAAGGAGGGTGAACACTCGATGACGCATTACAAAACAGACAACCACACAACATGTCACAACCAAAGGTTAGCAACTGGGTAAACTGAGTGTACAGTATACACTgtatagtagtgtttctcaatgccCTAGggtggcgttgagaaggatacagctgagtggggccGAGGCTtaattcccattggggggcattagtctattataTTTTTCAAGACTAAGGGGGCCGTTGGCAGGCTTacgataaggtcaagggggcgtttgttaaaacaaacactgagaaccactgctgtgtaGCCTAGTGTATAGTATAGCAACACCAGGCTAGTGCTACAATGCTAATAAAGCTGATATTCAACTCACGCCTGAGGCctggaaaaaatgtgtgtgaaacACATAATGCACATGGATGAAATTAGTGTGGATTGATCATACCATGCAGCTTGGGTTCTGCCCTCCAGGAACTCGGACTCAAACAGGCGTATAGGTCTGTACACAGGCTGGTGCACCCACTCATTGTACATCTCCCCTAGATGACCGACCTGCCATGCAAGAGGCTTTCGCCAGTCCACCAGGCTCTTCAGTCAACAAAGGcatccgcacacacacgcgcgcgcacacacacacacacacacacacacacacacacacacacacacactttgaattgGAACAGATGGAAAACCaggaagagtaggcctactactatgaatcaagcgaaagggagtttttcctcacccctgatgccaccaggggccgcatctgagcgcccaatttcagtgtgactatctacgacttatgctagacccagccactatggaccttacacctctaagaatcctggtcctaacctacgttgaccttatgactctacaatctctttctatctcttcttcctctgccttcctgcgatttctgcctctcctcccctcctctccttttaaatccatctctaacaattattttttcc is a genomic window of Engraulis encrasicolus isolate BLACKSEA-1 unplaced genomic scaffold, IST_EnEncr_1.0 scaffold_1621_np1212, whole genome shotgun sequence containing:
- the LOC134442438 gene encoding fatty acid 2-hydroxylase-like, which produces MYNEWVHQPVYRPIRLFESEFLEGRTQAAWYWVLIVWLPAIFYLSATIAGSVLWTYSYGVPMTFILGIVLWLFMVYCIHFLFHHPLSSNYYLITLHFLLHGHHHKSPNDRLRTVFPPSLAIALFTVLFMLLRCLLPDGLDISMLLGLLCAYVFTDMVHYYLHHCKPNENSYFHDIRTIHVKHHFEQPDKGLGIATKLWDWIFNTGIHPLGCSKYTGSTTTMGRRK